The following coding sequences lie in one Streptomyces albofaciens JCM 4342 genomic window:
- a CDS encoding zf-HC2 domain-containing protein, with translation MQCSRVRTALSARLDGEQLPPGITGGQLDAHVAGCVDCRRWSAGAARLQRLIRAARAADGEGERP, from the coding sequence ATGCAGTGCTCGCGCGTACGAACCGCCCTCTCCGCCCGCCTGGACGGCGAACAGCTGCCGCCGGGCATCACGGGCGGTCAGCTCGACGCCCACGTGGCGGGGTGCGTGGACTGCCGACGCTGGTCGGCGGGAGCAGCCCGGTTGCAGCGCCTCATTCGCGCGGCGAGGGCCGCGGACGGCGAGGGCGAGCGGCCCTGA
- a CDS encoding MarR family winged helix-turn-helix transcriptional regulator — MSVTEGGADSPERLAYEVIRRLWPLHRTVVRAVERELAGTGLTAGQHALLDALRTHGPRTVPELARALELDRQPVQRWVNHAVELGLAETVPNPAHRRSPLVRLTSEGADVMGALQESEAAGLRRVLAGVPAADVATTLRVLDRLGEEFRSLGRSGTGPDTGPGTGPGTGRSPEPLEPPECSETSETSENSEPSAPHPTPAPHTGRHGA; from the coding sequence ATGAGTGTCACTGAGGGTGGCGCGGACTCCCCCGAGCGCCTCGCGTACGAAGTGATCCGCCGGCTGTGGCCCCTGCACCGGACGGTCGTACGCGCCGTGGAACGCGAGCTCGCCGGTACGGGCCTGACGGCCGGTCAGCACGCGCTGCTCGACGCCCTCCGTACGCACGGCCCGCGGACCGTACCGGAGCTGGCCCGCGCGCTGGAACTGGACCGGCAGCCGGTGCAGCGCTGGGTGAACCACGCGGTGGAGCTGGGTCTGGCGGAGACCGTCCCCAATCCCGCGCACCGGCGCTCCCCGCTGGTCCGGCTCACCTCCGAGGGCGCCGATGTCATGGGTGCCCTCCAGGAGTCGGAGGCGGCCGGGCTGCGCCGCGTACTGGCCGGGGTGCCGGCCGCCGATGTGGCCACGACCCTGCGCGTACTGGACCGCCTCGGCGAGGAGTTCCGGTCGCTGGGCCGCTCCGGCACCGGACCCGACACCGGACCTGGCACCGGACCCGGCACCGGCCGGTCTCCGGAACCCCTGGAACCCCCAGAGTGCTCAGAGACATCAGAGACATCAGAGAACTCGGAGCCCTCGGCGCCCCACCCGACCCCGGCACCCCACACAGGACGGCACGGAGCATGA
- a CDS encoding PE-PGRS family protein translates to MIAGRVLRGLRAGVFAAVCVLLAALGHALMSDAPVPVWVVLGAVAVTACGAWCLAARERGPLFVTALTLTAQAVLHTAFSFGQSVAAGLSAAGAGVGGDQVSLAQRWAASLVCGMGGRPMPQHDAEQLLNDVGLGRRYGEAMAGMPATHHMHTGHDMPGMHDMTGMDGNMTGMDGSMTGMGGSMTGMLAAHVLVALLSAWWLCGGERAAFRVVRAVSVRLFVPLVLVLRAVLPEPPRPARPVRREPRRPLRRLLLVHVIWLRGPPRETAVC, encoded by the coding sequence ATGATTGCGGGGCGTGTTCTCAGGGGCTTGCGGGCCGGGGTGTTCGCGGCGGTGTGTGTGCTGCTCGCCGCCCTCGGCCACGCCCTGATGTCCGACGCGCCCGTGCCCGTGTGGGTGGTGCTCGGCGCGGTGGCGGTGACGGCCTGCGGAGCGTGGTGTCTCGCCGCGCGCGAGCGGGGGCCGCTCTTCGTGACCGCGCTGACGCTGACGGCGCAGGCCGTCCTGCACACCGCGTTCTCCTTCGGCCAGTCGGTGGCGGCGGGTCTGTCCGCCGCCGGTGCCGGCGTCGGCGGTGACCAGGTTTCCCTGGCCCAGCGGTGGGCTGCCTCGCTGGTGTGCGGCATGGGCGGGCGCCCGATGCCGCAGCACGACGCCGAACAGCTGCTGAACGACGTGGGGCTGGGGCGGCGGTACGGCGAGGCGATGGCCGGGATGCCCGCCACCCACCACATGCACACCGGGCACGACATGCCCGGCATGCATGACATGACCGGCATGGACGGCAACATGACCGGCATGGACGGCAGCATGACCGGCATGGGTGGCAGCATGACCGGGATGCTCGCGGCGCACGTGCTCGTCGCGCTGCTGAGCGCGTGGTGGCTGTGCGGCGGCGAGCGGGCGGCGTTCCGCGTCGTACGGGCCGTGTCCGTACGGCTCTTCGTACCGCTGGTACTCGTCCTGCGCGCGGTACTGCCCGAACCGCCCCGCCCGGCCCGCCCGGTACGCCGTGAACCGCGGCGGCCCTTGCGGCGGCTCCTGCTCGTTCACGTCATCTGGCTCCGCGGGCCGCCACGGGAGACGGCTGTCTGCTGA
- a CDS encoding heavy metal translocating P-type ATPase gives MSERVTVLTVGGMTCAACVNRVEKKLGRLDGVTATVNLATGKARVQHPATLSVSDLVATVEAAGFTARPPVPAPAPVPAPAPALAPAPALAPAPAPALAPASAPESVREAAREPVPETTRPPETPEPFEPPEPPEEQQPTDADRNRLLVTALLSVPVIILSMVPAWQFRNWQWLCFALTAPVAVWGALPFHLRAARGLRYGAATMDTLVSLGVAASFAWSAYALFLSGGTAHSYLEAAVGVPLFVLAGRRLEAGARRGTGSALRALAELVGKDVSVRVPAGDGTDGATDAGTAVTGAIATTAATATGTTAATVERRIPVADLQVGDRFLVRPGERVATDGTVVDGSSALDLSLVTGESRPVEVGPGSAVVGGAVNAGGLLEVRAAAVGADTRLARITRLVEEAQTGKTRVQRLADAVAGVFVPAVLAVSVTVLGFWLGAGADPQAAVTAAVAVLVVACPCALGLATPTALLAATGRGAQLGILVSGPRALERLRRIDTLVLDKTGTLTTGRMTVVAVTGSTDTGSAAARTDSGSAAVRTDTGSAAVRMDSGSAAVRTDTGSAAARTDTKALAARTDNGAAVGAAEETAGATADEAVLLAAAVEHGSEHPLARAITAYGDTRRAALGDHRPLPTVRRFAATAGYGVTGEVDGRTVTVGRPGDLTELPAALAGAVRTAEDAGHTAVLVTVDGAPQAVVAVGDTLRPDCYRAVDHLRRLGLRPVLATGDRAATARAVAGHLGITEIHANALPEEKAALVTTLKEQGGRVAVVGDGINDAAALAHADLGIAMGSGTDAAIGAADVTVLRDDLQAVPDAVRLARRTLGTIRANLVWAFGYNLVTVPLAAVGRLDPMIAAAAMSASSLLVVGNSLRLRAWRPGGRGADGRKTDRRKTDRHRVVGRETADPRAISFATRENA, from the coding sequence ATGAGCGAGCGCGTCACCGTGCTGACGGTGGGCGGCATGACCTGCGCCGCCTGCGTCAACCGGGTCGAGAAGAAGCTCGGCCGCCTCGACGGGGTGACCGCCACGGTGAACCTCGCCACCGGCAAGGCCCGTGTCCAGCACCCGGCCACGCTCTCCGTGAGCGATCTCGTGGCGACCGTGGAGGCCGCGGGCTTCACCGCCCGGCCACCGGTTCCGGCTCCGGCTCCGGTTCCGGCTCCGGCTCCGGCACTGGCTCCGGCTCCGGCACTGGCTCCGGCTCCGGCACCGGCACTGGCTCCAGCGTCGGCACCGGAGTCGGTACGGGAGGCGGCGAGGGAACCCGTACCGGAAACCACCCGGCCCCCCGAGACCCCCGAACCCTTCGAGCCTCCCGAGCCCCCCGAAGAACAGCAGCCGACGGACGCGGACCGCAACCGCCTCCTCGTCACCGCTCTCCTGTCCGTCCCCGTGATCATCCTGTCGATGGTCCCGGCCTGGCAGTTCCGCAACTGGCAGTGGCTCTGCTTCGCGCTGACCGCGCCGGTCGCCGTGTGGGGCGCGCTGCCCTTCCACCTCCGCGCGGCGCGCGGCCTGCGGTACGGCGCCGCGACCATGGACACGCTGGTCTCCCTCGGCGTGGCCGCCTCGTTCGCCTGGTCCGCGTACGCGCTCTTCCTGAGCGGCGGTACCGCGCACAGCTATCTGGAGGCGGCCGTCGGCGTCCCGCTGTTCGTCCTGGCCGGGCGGCGGCTGGAAGCGGGGGCGCGCCGAGGTACGGGGTCGGCGCTGCGTGCGCTGGCCGAACTGGTCGGGAAGGACGTGTCCGTACGGGTTCCGGCCGGTGACGGTACGGACGGCGCCACGGACGCCGGTACTGCCGTCACCGGTGCCATCGCCACTACCGCTGCCACCGCCACCGGTACCACCGCCGCCACTGTGGAGCGCCGGATCCCGGTGGCCGACCTCCAGGTCGGTGACCGGTTCCTGGTCCGTCCCGGCGAGCGGGTGGCCACCGACGGCACGGTGGTCGACGGCAGTTCCGCACTCGACCTGTCCCTGGTCACTGGGGAGAGCCGTCCGGTGGAGGTGGGTCCGGGCTCGGCGGTCGTCGGTGGCGCGGTGAACGCGGGCGGGCTCCTTGAAGTCCGCGCCGCCGCGGTCGGCGCGGACACCCGGCTGGCCCGGATCACCCGCCTCGTGGAGGAGGCGCAGACCGGCAAGACCCGGGTCCAGCGCCTGGCCGACGCGGTGGCCGGGGTTTTCGTGCCAGCCGTGCTGGCGGTGTCCGTGACCGTGCTCGGCTTCTGGCTGGGCGCGGGCGCGGACCCGCAGGCGGCGGTGACCGCGGCGGTGGCCGTCCTGGTCGTCGCCTGCCCCTGCGCGCTCGGACTCGCCACGCCCACGGCCCTGCTGGCCGCCACCGGCCGGGGCGCGCAGCTGGGCATCCTCGTCAGCGGGCCGCGGGCCCTGGAACGGCTGCGGCGCATCGACACCCTGGTGCTGGACAAGACGGGGACGTTGACCACCGGGCGGATGACCGTGGTGGCCGTGACGGGGAGTACGGATACAGGGTCCGCGGCGGCGCGTACGGACTCGGGGTCCGCGGCGGTGCGTACAGACACGGGGTCGGCGGCGGTGCGTATGGACTCGGGGTCCGCGGCGGTGCGTACAGACACGGGGTCGGCGGCGGCGCGTACGGATACGAAGGCCCTGGCGGCGCGTACGGACAACGGGGCCGCGGTGGGCGCTGCCGAGGAGACGGCGGGCGCGACCGCCGACGAGGCCGTCCTCCTGGCCGCCGCCGTCGAGCACGGTTCCGAACACCCCTTGGCGCGCGCCATCACCGCGTACGGGGACACGCGCCGCGCGGCCCTCGGCGACCACCGGCCGCTCCCCACGGTCCGTCGCTTCGCCGCGACCGCCGGGTACGGCGTGACCGGCGAGGTGGACGGGCGGACGGTGACCGTGGGGCGGCCCGGGGACCTGACGGAGCTGCCTGCCGCGCTCGCGGGCGCGGTCCGTACGGCCGAGGACGCCGGGCACACCGCCGTACTGGTCACGGTCGACGGTGCCCCGCAGGCCGTCGTCGCCGTCGGCGACACGCTGCGGCCCGACTGCTACCGGGCCGTCGACCACCTGCGCCGCCTGGGCCTGCGGCCGGTGCTGGCCACCGGGGACCGGGCGGCCACCGCCCGCGCGGTCGCCGGACACCTCGGCATCACGGAGATCCACGCGAACGCCCTTCCGGAGGAGAAGGCCGCGCTGGTCACCACGTTGAAGGAGCAGGGCGGCCGGGTCGCCGTGGTCGGTGACGGGATCAACGACGCGGCCGCCCTGGCCCATGCCGATCTCGGCATCGCCATGGGCAGCGGTACGGACGCCGCGATCGGCGCCGCCGATGTCACCGTGCTGCGGGACGACCTCCAGGCCGTACCGGACGCCGTACGGCTGGCCCGGCGCACGCTGGGCACCATCCGCGCCAACCTCGTGTGGGCCTTCGGCTACAACCTGGTGACCGTGCCGCTCGCCGCCGTCGGCCGGCTGGACCCGATGATCGCGGCTGCCGCGATGTCCGCGAGTTCGCTGCTGGTGGTGGGCAACAGCCTGCGGCTGCGGGCGTGGCGGCCGGGTGGACGCGGGGCGGACGGACGTAAGACGGACAGACGTAAGACGGACAGGCACAGGGTGGTCGGGCGCGAGACGGCCGACCCCCGCGCCATCTCCTTCGCGACCCGGGAGAACGCGTGA
- a CDS encoding copper chaperone PCu(A)C, which yields MNLSARSLPERPAPPSAARTALRSAAAPLIAGVLTLGCLTAWALAGNAGTPAELRVTEGRILVPSNTEATAAFFTISNTGTTADELTGVTGPAGHQAMVGRDVEVAEGAHRMEMAGAVSVPARGALRMTPTDLDVMVSPPPRLAPGDRVVFTLHFRDSGPVKAEAVAVRPGRLEP from the coding sequence GTGAACCTCTCCGCCCGCAGCCTCCCGGAACGACCTGCGCCCCCATCCGCCGCACGCACCGCCCTACGTTCCGCCGCCGCGCCCCTCATCGCGGGCGTCCTCACGCTCGGCTGCCTCACCGCCTGGGCCCTCGCCGGGAATGCGGGCACCCCCGCCGAACTGCGGGTGACCGAGGGCCGCATCCTCGTCCCCTCCAACACGGAAGCCACGGCCGCTTTCTTCACCATCAGCAACACGGGTACCACCGCCGACGAGCTGACCGGCGTCACCGGCCCGGCCGGACACCAGGCCATGGTCGGCCGCGATGTCGAGGTCGCCGAGGGGGCGCACCGGATGGAGATGGCCGGAGCCGTCAGCGTTCCGGCGCGCGGCGCGCTGCGTATGACGCCCACGGATCTGGACGTCATGGTCAGCCCGCCGCCGCGGCTCGCACCGGGTGACCGGGTCGTCTTCACGCTGCACTTCCGCGACAGCGGGCCCGTGAAGGCCGAGGCAGTGGCCGTACGGCCGGGGCGTTTGGAACCGTAA
- a CDS encoding alpha/beta fold hydrolase: MTTQGIEGTQESGAWPETEVENGTVPVENGELFYEAAGTGPEGPSVVLLHGGMLDQRMWDEQFAWLVRSGLRTVRYDARGHGLSSTVDGDYANHEDLRVLLDHLGIASAILVGLSHGARIALDMALAHPDRVFALALASPGISGRAFTDPFVLEHIKGQVAAIEDTEEDGAERFIEHFLRMWVDGPHREPSAVDPALRERMRASADANVVVHADGMGAGMPIEVGAYERLAEIRVPTLVLDGDLDCSDISANAHAITLAVPGAQRVRIPGAGHMVNLENTPHFDQALHAFLSGLPY; encoded by the coding sequence ATGACCACCCAAGGAATCGAAGGAACCCAGGAATCCGGTGCCTGGCCCGAGACGGAGGTCGAGAACGGCACGGTCCCGGTCGAGAACGGCGAGCTGTTCTACGAGGCCGCCGGCACGGGCCCCGAGGGCCCCTCGGTGGTGCTGCTGCACGGCGGGATGCTCGACCAGCGCATGTGGGACGAGCAGTTCGCCTGGCTCGTGCGCTCCGGCCTGCGCACCGTCCGCTACGACGCGCGCGGCCACGGCCTGTCCTCGACCGTCGACGGCGACTACGCCAACCACGAGGACCTGCGCGTCCTCCTCGACCACCTCGGCATAGCCAGCGCCATCCTCGTCGGCCTCTCGCACGGCGCCCGGATCGCCCTGGACATGGCCCTCGCCCACCCCGACCGCGTCTTCGCCCTGGCCCTGGCCTCGCCCGGGATCAGCGGCCGGGCCTTCACCGACCCGTTCGTCCTGGAGCACATCAAGGGACAGGTGGCCGCCATCGAGGACACGGAGGAGGACGGCGCGGAGCGCTTCATCGAACACTTCCTGCGCATGTGGGTGGACGGCCCGCACCGCGAACCGTCCGCCGTGGACCCCGCCCTGCGCGAGCGGATGCGGGCGTCGGCGGACGCCAACGTGGTCGTGCACGCGGACGGGATGGGCGCCGGGATGCCGATCGAGGTCGGGGCGTACGAGCGGCTGGCGGAGATCCGCGTACCGACCCTGGTCCTGGACGGTGACCTGGACTGCTCCGACATCTCCGCCAACGCCCACGCCATCACCCTCGCCGTGCCCGGCGCCCAGCGGGTGCGGATTCCGGGCGCGGGCCACATGGTCAACCTGGAGAACACGCCGCACTTCGACCAAGCCCTGCACGCGTTCCTTTCCGGTCTGCCGTACTGA
- a CDS encoding glycosyltransferase 87 family protein produces the protein MLDQITDRPTAPGIRARTNRSPLPLLTVWLLTRLWLVPTALKINPFAGGGGSGGGAGGGGGLDPSVSKVYTAWYAVLSDGSFPLHDVSWQYPPGAALPILAPGLVPGLGYGHAFIVLAALCDAAVFALLLWAARRRGRSLAAPWLWTAGLAVLSTMPWNRFDLHVTALAILALVVAPARHARAARAARAFGAVTAVAAVVKVWPVLLLAGTPRGRRTRTAWVAAAVTGVAVTAGFALAMPNAFSFLAAQGSRGIQIESVGSLPFHVARHFGWSGTWAAKDGSHEFVGPWVHGVSAAMQVSTVLAFGWLLWWRRRSDRAAAHVLPDAALTATLLFVVTSRVISPQYLVWLVGLAAVCLLRGDTTQRPVALLILAACLFTTLDFPLLYRGLRDDASWLSITNLYVRNLLLLAAAWLSARRLWRATVPARRPA, from the coding sequence GTGCTCGACCAGATCACGGACCGGCCGACCGCCCCGGGCATCCGCGCCCGGACCAACAGGTCACCCCTCCCCCTCCTCACCGTCTGGCTGCTCACCAGGCTCTGGCTGGTGCCGACGGCACTGAAGATCAACCCGTTCGCGGGCGGGGGCGGGAGCGGAGGCGGGGCCGGGGGCGGGGGCGGTCTCGACCCGTCCGTGAGCAAGGTCTACACCGCTTGGTACGCGGTCCTGAGCGACGGCAGCTTCCCGCTGCACGACGTGAGCTGGCAGTACCCGCCCGGCGCGGCGCTGCCGATCCTGGCGCCCGGCCTGGTTCCGGGCCTCGGCTACGGCCACGCGTTCATCGTGCTGGCCGCCCTGTGTGATGCCGCGGTCTTCGCGCTGCTCCTGTGGGCGGCGCGGCGGCGCGGCCGTTCCCTGGCCGCACCGTGGCTGTGGACCGCGGGCCTGGCCGTACTCAGCACCATGCCGTGGAACCGGTTCGATCTGCACGTGACCGCCCTCGCGATACTCGCCCTGGTGGTCGCGCCCGCGCGGCACGCCCGAGCGGCCCGGGCGGCCCGGGCCTTCGGGGCGGTGACGGCGGTCGCGGCGGTCGTCAAGGTCTGGCCCGTACTGCTGCTCGCCGGTACGCCGCGGGGCCGCCGCACCCGTACGGCCTGGGTGGCCGCCGCCGTCACCGGCGTGGCCGTGACCGCCGGCTTCGCCCTCGCCATGCCGAACGCCTTCTCCTTCCTCGCCGCGCAGGGCTCGCGCGGGATTCAGATCGAGTCGGTCGGTTCCCTGCCGTTCCACGTGGCGCGGCACTTCGGCTGGAGCGGTACGTGGGCGGCGAAGGACGGTTCGCACGAGTTCGTCGGCCCGTGGGTGCACGGGGTCAGCGCCGCCATGCAGGTGTCGACCGTGCTGGCCTTCGGCTGGCTGCTGTGGTGGCGGCGCCGTTCGGACCGCGCCGCCGCCCACGTACTGCCGGACGCCGCACTGACCGCCACGCTGCTGTTCGTCGTCACCAGCCGGGTCATCAGCCCGCAGTACCTGGTCTGGCTGGTCGGCCTGGCCGCGGTCTGCCTGCTGCGCGGCGACACCACCCAGCGCCCGGTCGCCCTGCTGATCCTCGCGGCCTGCCTTTTCACCACGCTGGACTTCCCGCTCCTCTATCGCGGGCTGCGGGACGACGCGTCCTGGCTGTCCATCACCAACCTGTACGTACGCAATCTGCTGCTGCTCGCCGCCGCCTGGCTGTCCGCCCGCCGCCTGTGGCGTGCGACCGTACCCGCACGCCGGCCCGCCTGA
- a CDS encoding sigma-70 family RNA polymerase sigma factor, producing the protein MRDDGTVTAWALAARTGDEAAVERFVRATQLDVRRYVTHLSGDAQAADDLVQDTYLRALRSLPRFEGRSSARTWLLTIARRTVADRLRSLASRPRLAGTDDWQSAAEKAQPRGVPGFDEGIALAELLSALPAPRREAFVLTQLLGLPYAEAAAIADCPVGTVRSRVARARETLVALLEEGRDEAADAAGPPARALAGTAA; encoded by the coding sequence GTGCGCGATGACGGCACGGTGACGGCCTGGGCCCTCGCGGCCCGTACCGGGGACGAGGCCGCCGTGGAGCGGTTCGTCCGCGCGACACAGCTGGACGTACGCCGCTACGTCACGCACCTCAGCGGTGACGCGCAGGCCGCGGACGACCTGGTGCAGGACACGTATCTGCGGGCACTGCGCAGCCTGCCCCGGTTCGAAGGGCGGTCGTCGGCGCGTACCTGGCTGCTGACCATCGCCCGCCGGACGGTCGCCGACCGTCTGCGGTCGCTGGCCAGCAGACCGCGGCTCGCCGGTACCGACGACTGGCAGAGCGCGGCGGAGAAGGCGCAGCCGCGCGGCGTGCCCGGTTTCGACGAAGGCATCGCTCTCGCCGAACTGCTGTCGGCGCTGCCGGCGCCCCGCAGGGAGGCGTTCGTGCTGACCCAGTTGTTGGGCCTGCCGTACGCGGAAGCGGCGGCGATCGCCGACTGCCCGGTGGGAACGGTGCGTTCCCGGGTGGCGCGGGCGCGCGAGACGCTGGTTGCGCTGCTGGAGGAGGGGCGGGACGAAGCGGCCGACGCGGCCGGCCCGCCCGCCCGGGCGTTGGCGGGTACGGCCGCCTGA